The genomic interval CTCtaaattggagtgaatttgtgaaggaaaaaatgggtttttatcaagaagaagaacattGCAAGCAAGAACTTTTCCAACAACAAAAACCTTAATCACCTGTACAAATTGAAGAGGTTTTATATTTAATACACATGCAAGGACTGAAGTTTAGCAACATTGACACTTCAATCACTAGAAATTTAGTGGGCAAGGTGTGTAATTGAAGaggaaacacctcctacttcaCAAAAGTGCGGTGTTTCcactttcttttcaaatttccattttttgtttcatttgtttgtaatttcaatcaattcaaaataattaaaatcaaaatcaaaatttcaaattctgaaatttgaaataaaaggagaaattaatttaattaattaaacataaataattatttaaataataatttaatatcaaatattaaattaatcacacacctaatttaaaacatgaatcctattcatattatttaaatcaatatttaaatattacaaactctccaattttgtttaattttgataaattaaacattgattaattatatttaatatttacaaaccctaatttgaattttgaactatttaaattcaaatccaaatttgaacattttcaaactgaaattcaatttgaacaattcaaattgatattattcTATATTCACTCAAAtcattaattcaaggtgttcatgttttacgagctagtagagtgaccttatggacctacagatcatgagcaccaacaaattaagattaattggctaaaactctttagaccaaattaatcagtattcgctaactatcaagtcacgtcactatagctcgatagttgcattcttctcactgtagatatatttgttgggtttgataccttaaatctcgtagggtcctattgaaggaaatcagaatcgggatttccatgagtagtgagataagactattccaaattacaatcatgaatcaacaaatcatttacagtcgactacaaacaaacggttatgcgattcatacagaaattacagcatgtaaaatacaaatgaacaagggaGACAAACTCTTCGAACAATAGCAGAtgtgtctccacgctccgttgagCGATTCTGATCAAACAACAGCgaccacgaacactcgatctacatgaccgcaacaccgcaTGAACACTTCCTGCTCGTCCTTaatgatctcctcggtcacgaactcctccgcaacacgaacggcctctacagcaccacgaacggcctctagaaaacctcgacgatgttgagttgagtctgacaccaccaacaaggtgaccttggtatttttggtgtgagaatccagagggtgagctctgttcggactttgtatgaggcagacgaacggaggaaacaacgatcgcgtacacaactgggcaagtggaagaaggtcgagacttatcgtataggttgatgcccaatcgtttagataaagctatgtaatcgtctagcaaaagctatgtgatcgtttagtctatcgtttagctccatctATCGCGTACAAactctacatgattgtttaccttgggccagcgatcgtctagcaaaactatgcgatcgtttggtaaACACTGCAGAATCGTTTAGCTCACACCTGCACAATcgtttatcatatataatcaaaatatctcttgtaaatttgaacatttcaaatcaacaccaagaactgatcctcaacataatccaagctaccaaggggacctcatggacctgtagctccgaagctccaacggtacgtgaataactaactaaactctttagtcacgggatccactatccgttaactgccaggaactccactaaagatcgataactgaactctctttactacagatatattatgtgtccatcttaactaatcaaaagtgcgacaacccttcatagatcgcttctaagtatagttgggccaataatcgttatacccttgtagttacatttgtctccttaagtatcactgatccctctaatgaacataaatcatagttctactatgactgagtcttctcttccaaagagaagctgtggccactatgttcaagccccggaatcagcccttaagggagcaatctctctatttatccctgcttcaggaaataagtgaattccatattgtggattgagttcccagctcccagatcaggcaagtccccaaaaaggtaggcatgttgagttgacaatctggccactcttacccatactaatcaaaggaccgccctcaaaggtaggagttcacaaaacactcaggattgaggtcgtgtcacctatggtcgtttaggtaagatgcaagtctctagtatcaacggcgttatatacagagtctagacatctcgtggtccaggttttatacaaactctttgtataggacacccccgctccacgtctccatataaatggtcaggatctaccatctgtagtagtttacaacacttgcaaacctctataaagcgtgttgtatccgtagtgtcacaaggatcaggtatcccaccttaatccttatactacagaccgatttaggttatcacttaaggcatgatccacttgtatatcacatatacatgcctaagttcacataagataaccaagaagctttgtttattggatatgagtaaataccagaattaaataacacttattttattcattgaacaatgtgtatctttacaaaacaacgagactccgggagaattaggacaccaatcccaacacctatagtttgtaaaccttgtatgaacaaacatatctgtgattaataatatttgatattttattcacttcttctatgaaatatatgatattttagtttcattaaccataaaccaataaactaacatccacgattatcgttgtaacttaaacttgtatatggagacatacaggtggatcatgtttaagtgataacctaaatggtctgtagtatatggataaggctggataccttatcctgatgacactacgagtatggcctactttgtagatgttacaaatgttataaagtgctacaatgatctaatcctgatcattcatgtattagacatgcgagcgggaatattctatgcaaaggagtttatataagaccggaccacgaaatgtttagtcttgttatataacatcattcataatagagactttcatttcactaggatgaccataagtaacatgaccttaatccttagtaagttgtgaacttctgcctatgaaggcggtcctttgatttgtatggatgataGTGGCCatatcgccaactcaacaagcctaccattttgagaatttatctgattggggagctaaaaaatcagctacacaagatggaattcactctgtAATATTCTGAGTTTTTCATTATTCAAATTCTGTATTTTCGTAAAATTTGAGatcaattttgttaatttaagtTTGGTTTTGTTTAAAGGGAAGATGTGAATTTATGTcgcattaatttaattttaagttaatgtTGAGAATCTAAATTTATATTGGggaaattgatttgattttgattctggaatttgaagagttgggaAGAGTTTTAaggatatatatatttagaaatatttgTGTAATGAGAGAAAGGTTAAAACAAAAGTGAAATAGAATAtaatggaataaaataaaataaagttttattatatattttttttttactaaaataacctttttctttttaaaagaaaatttaaaaacttttttctctcttttcttcttcttcctcccccAACGTGAAGGTCCTCTCTGTGTGCCCTAATAGCTGTCGACTGTCTCCTCTCCAGCCGACACTGCACGCGTCCAACCGAGCCGTCACCAGTTCGCTGGTTGTTCGTTCGTGGGTCGTCGTTCGTGCAGGTCGGCTCGATCTCGTCAGCAAGCAGCGATCGTCCAGATCTCCTTCGCCGCGCGCCGATCTCACCGAGCCAATCATATTCGCATCCGCGCCGCAAACCGCTTGATCGTCGCGTGCCACGCCCGTCTCCCAGCAGCTCGAGCCGCTGCCATGAGATCCAGCCACGCCGGACCTATTCAACGGAGTCGTCTGCGTTAATGGTGTCGTCGTCGTCGCCTCAAGCCGATCTTCTCTACCACCTATTGCCGCACCGCCCAACCCCTGTTGCGCGGGTCTTCATCGaacgatttgggtaagattttttttttttttttttgttaggttGGGTTTCTTGAAGGATTTTTTGGATGCCCATTAAGTTAGAAGGAAAGTTAAATTAGTCGCATTATTTTGACTTTAGATTTGAGCTTGGGAAACTGCTGAACTGGCTGTCCAGCGGATTTGAGATTGTTCGGCAAGAGTTTTAGTAAGAGTTGTGGTTCTTATTGTTGGTTTTTGGGCACACATTGATTACTGGATTAAATGTTGACTTAACTCTTGTATCTTGAAGGTTCCAAGTCGTCGTCCATTAGGATTTAAAATCTGTTAGGATGAGAATTTGGAGTTGAAATCTTGGGAGTGTTTATTGATCAAGTTTCGTTGAGTAAGCTTTTGGATATTTTGGATTTGGGTCTGAGGTTTCGCAATTATTGTCAGACTGAAATTTAATGGTTGTATTTGTATGTTAAGGCCATTACTTCAAATCGCTGTCATCGTTTGTTTGTCTGATTTTACCTGTAGAttttcgattaaggtaagtaatcttactacttgAATTGCCCTAGTATCAGTcatgataattatgatttattgaggattaTTAATTAGCATGATATTTATGTATGTCGTCATTGACTGAGGTTTGAAAGTATTAGAGCCAGGTattgataaatatgatttactgaggATATATTGATGGTTTGATGTCTATGTATGCCTTATGGCATGAGGGTTTAAAAGACTAGATGTGCATAGAGAtgtttgaatgctagcatgatttgagtatattattattcTTGGAGATTCTGCTGAATCtgaggatgatgagatgtatacgTATGTTATAGAGCTATGATGAAGAAATCTATATGtgtgttatagaaccatgatgatgagatgtatatgtatgttatgggaCTAAGATGAcaagatgtatatgtatgttatagaaccatgatgatgagatgtatatgtatgttatgaaACTAGGATgacgagatgtatatgtatgttatagaaccatgatgatgagatgtatacaTATGTTATAGAGCTATGATGAAGAAATCTATATGTGTGTTATAaaaccatgatgatgagataTATATGTAcgttatagaaccatgatgatgagatgtatatgtatgttatgagACTAGGATGACAAAAGGTATATGTAtattgtagaaccatgatgatgagatgtatatgtatgttataggaCTAGGATGACGAGATGTAAATGTATCTTGTAGAACcaatgatgatgagatgtatatatatgttatagaatcatgttatgatacttgtgatgttgaggtcgtgatagtgtcctcactgattagttagatgcccattaaaGGTTTGTtgttccttcgagattcactagaggtggtggtttcctttgggattcacccgAGGTTGTAtgtccttcgagattcactaaaGTCTGTGTGTCCTTTAGGATTCATTAGAGGtggtgtttcctttgggatccactagaggtttgtgtttccttcgggattcaccagaggcggtgctttccttcgagattcaccagaggttgttttccttcgagattcactaaaggtggtgctttccttcaggattcactagaggttgtattttcttcaggattcactagaggtggtggaGTTACttgttgagtattttatactcaccctttctcatgtttatgttttaggTAAGAGTAGGGACGCGCCGATGAATGACAagcagaattcgtgatcgagccactgggaccagttttatgcttctgctcatggtgtttagatttctttcacgttttttcaactttcagtcTTCATGTTTGAAACTTAATGATTAGTATTTGTTTCCAAACTTTTACAGTTTTCTAGActcattaaatttctaattatgatttattggtaCCATgttatttgactttttatttagttttaatgaaaatcttttatttgatttatttatctagcatttatttcgctatGAAAATGtgtcattttaaattctatgcatgcatgtgtATAGTAACAGCCTAGCTTGAGTCCTAAggagtcgggtcgttacacactccttcctcgatgcaggggtaagtagataaattgctcccttaagggctgattccaggtcttgaacaatgtgacgtcacaccctcttctggcccgataggggtttagtcatagtgggactatgatctattgttcattagagggatcagtggtacttaagaagttaaatgtaactaaaggggcaaaacgataatttagcctagctgtacttatgagcaatttgtgaagggtcattgtattgttgattggttatatccaatggatacagaaatatatctgtagtgcgaagagtgcagttgccggtctttagtggagtgtgcGACAGTTaatagagtttaattaattattcatgtaccgttgaagcttcaagctacaagtccataaggtccccttggtagctcaaaatgatttagttgagaatcagtttttggattaatttgaattgttcaaattaataagagagaattgaattatatataatataattaaattgattcaattatatatgatataattaacataatgtatttgatacattattgtttaattagaagaataaatatttatttgaatgagattcaaataattgttaaatttaatataaatatgtcataaaatagagaaaaagaactatagtttatattgtatatgatgcaatattaaaactgtagATTATAAAtctagtatgataagttggttatcatatttatttatattattaattatttgataattaatcaatttttctctttaaccaccttagtgggaagttaagtggttttttttttttttttttaatagaaaaaagaataaaagaagtTAGTTCTAATTTTTCCTTTAACACAACACAATCTAAGCTACATGATTTAACCGAGCATATACGATATATTCTTTACTCTAAACGATTGAGAGACTTTCCTATGCGATAGAGAGTTTCTTCCTCAATCGTCTTCCTTCTCCAAACTTctaaactccctcctaaccaaaatagctagagcccaccactcctaggttctcaccccaagaataccaaggtcaccaagtggtagtgtcctttcTCTTTTGGTTCGTGTTCTAGTTGTTGTTTGATCGAGGAAAGTTTGTTGTTGTTCGAAGAGTTCGAGTTAGTTTGAGGGATTtgcgtgaagaagagttcttcaaaggtataatcacttGAACCCTAGTTCaatagcatgctataatttatgttttgatgcataatctgtattgTTTTACTGTAAGCGTTTGTTTTCAATCgtaatggaatttggacaatccgcttccactcataggttctctgtaaaacgagttccttcaatatattgtgtccacttgatttaatcataatcagtaagtcgacccttcataggttgtgcgtaataacggctggatcAATATGctattttaccctcgatattGCATCTTGCTCTTTGAGTTCCATTAATTCTTTAATGagtaattggtttgtgatcaaatcactaaaccggatccctctctggccaatgagagggtgagatcccttgttcaagacttggattcagtacttaagagaacaacctttcacctatccctaaattgggtaggcgtgaattccttattgcaccctatgtccccagttatctatccagtcttacccctgaaatgggaggtttattgagctggcgctattgagtcaaccctcacctatgcaaatctagggataatcccgaataaacaggagttcatagttagttcagatTAAAGATTCAagtacctaggtcatcaaagtgaaatagttagtcttaaacagtaaacaatgttataaagtaagagtgacttatttcttggtccgatcttatgcaagcTTGattgacatgcagaaatgcaatgtcatcttaggccttttatttagaattatgaaggctgttaagcagaatatgtgacaattatgttaggaattcatgagaaaatgagtttcgGCGATCaacattgagaatctcggctaacccattgttatgcattattatgcattcaattgcctatttttgtagctaacgcaggaagtggacgcaaacatGGAAGCCGggctaccgcatagacgaccgcatgcagagaaactctccatcgcaaaggcaaacgcatacgatcaatgcatgggtgttatGGTGAtcagtcgcatgcgtccatcacataggagttgcgatcgtcaagcgattgcggtcatcgtgtagagttgtggtAATCAAGCGAATGTGGTCACTTGCACGATTGCAGCTACACGATAatgcataatagagggatcaatgcaaggttggtggaatgaacgcatcaacacatatctCGGGAAagtcaaaagatgatgttgacatttcacctaccaagCCGTTAGAAACAgaagattcagaaaaggactaacacgccgcaaatgtcagaatcagagcagtccataaATGCTGTcagcgatccaagctctataaatagaagtcgccGAGCATAATTTCAAAGCATCAAGTTTCGGCCTTAGGCGCGATCATTGTGATTCAGACAAACGCGTTAGAAAAAAAGCTTGAGAGTTTCTTCATATTCTTCATTCCATTCCggtgacgactggagcctttCGTCGGAGCTAGACTCCGAAAGAGTCAGttccactgcccatccatggcaccaccggcaaccttgacacacattCGCTGTAAGCAAGACATTGCtccagctggtcctttcattttctcttcttttcttatattgtattgtattacattttggggTTAAGGattaatatattatgtgttcaatgcatttttatgttccttcgattccatctccatctttctttacttagcatcctaactttcattgcatcacttagtgagatcgtttgagtatcgcatacttagtcatatggattagagatatgaagcatgaaGCAAACCACCGGAAGGTGTGGCTCTgtgcgagtgtgtgagaaaaccttatttctTAGTGTGAGCTGTAGCAACACCTATCTATAGGAGACACAATGCCTGTCTAGCACTACAAACGCCGGGCGATGCAACACTTGGGGGTAGCGCGACAGACGCTTAAGAATAAGCTATATTAGCTTTAGCGGATGTAGCGTACCGGGGATCATGCATAGGCGAGAAGTCAACTCCTGAAAAATATAATCATGTAAGAAAAGGCTATGAGCATATAGTGGATAAGGATAGTATGGTGCCTAGGTGCATTAGAGTAGTAGATGTAAGCATGAGTGTACTGATACAGGCGTTGAGTAGCTAGGTAGGCAATCGCCGAGTGATCCAGTTGGACGTCAAGCAGAGAGAGCAAGTCTTTCATTGGGGATCAGTTTCCTTAGTCAATATATAGTAATTGACGATGCGATCTAATACACACATATTAGGCACAGTTTACATATTgacgaaaaaaagaaaaaaaaccagaagaaatgaaagtaACGTAGTCATGAAACTGTGTAATGTAACGACTATTAGACATTGTTAGAGAGGCTATAGGATAGACATGGCTTAGGTAAGCTGCAAGCGCAGGTTGTGAAAAGTAGAATAGGGGGCCAATGAATCTATAGTTATAGCTATTGAATGGACTGACTAATGGAAGGCTGAAGCGATGCACCGATAGTGGAAAACAGTGAGACGGGGCGTCGACGCTTAGTCGAATTACTGACCTATCACGTATAAGATTAGTATGGATCAGTTAATGATTTTTGAGTAGATCGAGGGCTGAAGTGAGCCATGCCAAAAGATGTATCACTACGGACGTACGACGGTTGAAAGCGTAGGACAACCGCACTTATGTGCTATCATGCCTCTGTAGATTATGCACTTCTTACCGCAGGATGGACAATGGTACGTCCTACAGATAGTACGGTGGTTGTATGGGTCATCTCAACCCTTTTTGCATACACATGCATGCGTTCTGGAATTAGGCTTCTAGTGTGTGTAACACTGATCCGCATAGTTGTCATTGCTGAGGTTGCCCCCTTGCGGTCATCTAAGGgtgcgatgaagacatcttcaACATTTTATCTAATTTCTCATCCCATTTATTTCCACGTAACGTTTTGCGTGTCCTACCTCTCatttgtgttgtctgttagttaaAGAGTAAAGGAGTATTATGGCATAacccccccaccccccccccccatcaattcttttattcaaccaccgcatacatctagctacaagtccctgagtttgacctcggatcacccgagaaacttgcgttcgcgatatacttggcgtgagtgtaagaaaacttgtgacaggaatgcatggtcatcacatacattcattaacacatagtttcattccaatgcatgaccaccgacgcatgataatcaacacaCACTTTAAGACATGCATTACATATTGCGTTCACTTAATTTTAGTCTCCAAGTCCTTGACGACAtggtaattaatttttcatcatcaaaactcattatataggacgcccccactccttatgtcaatacatgaatgaatcaggatcactttgtttgtagcacctttacaacaacttataacaactatagagtgggttgcatccaatagtgttaccataataaggcacccaaccttattcgtatactatagatcgttttagttatttactcgaacctgatccacttttatgtctccacataaagttcaagtattcatataatagtcgtggaccttagtttattggatttagactttataagtgcaatttatagattcaataacaactttattgaagaaatgtcgaataacatctttattaataatagaatatgtttaactttaaaaactgcgagttttaagacatacaacccaacacctTCAATGATCTGAAGAAAGCGTTAAAGGACGAGGTCACCTCGTATAAGGAGAAGGTGAAAACAATAAATGTTATGTGCTGAAGTACAATCTACCTGGATTTCCTTACGCATTCTAAGTATCAATTCTTACATTTTCTTTACCATAAATGTGTAATGAAATTTTGTTACTTTCTTATAAACTAAAATGGTCTTATAGGTTTGGGCATATGAGATTATATCCACTATTGCTGGGAGAGCTGCAATTCGACTTAACGATAAGGTGGTCATGCTCTCATTCATTGTCCAACAAGCTATTGCATAAAGATGTCTTCAATTCCCCTTCAGTGAGTAACAAGCACCATTTCacattgttttagtatttaatGTTATTTAACATTGTTTACAATATATTTGTCATGTAGTTGGGGATCAGGACGTTAATGATGTTCGATGCGGAGAGGCAATTTAGGGACACTAGATTTGACGAACACCTAGTGTATTTGGAGCTTCAGAAGGAGGATCTGATGTTGTCAGTGTCAAGAAGCTTAAAAGAAGAATGTGCAAACTATCTAGAATGAGGTATTTAGCATACATGAACTTCATGAAGGGGACCATATGCCTTTCCAATTTGAGCATGAGTTTGCCACGAAGAGGAATTTGAGATCCGTGAGTCGTCGTGTACCAGAGCCCGATGTCAACTTAAACAGGATAAACATTCGGAGTAAAGACTACTTGCAAATATTAGACGAGCGGGTCTCGAGAGTGGTGACTACATTGAGGGAGGTGAAATCTGATTTGGTGGAGGTGAAGTCTGATTTGGGGGAGGTGAAGGTACAACTGCGGGAAATCACTGAGATATTGCAAACATTATGTCGGGTATGTATATTTCACGATTTGTGGATGAATAAGTTTGTTTTGTGCGTTATATACTAATGATATGGTGTAATTGTGTAGAACAATGCGGAAGACGAGTCACGTGACCATGATGGTGAGGACGAGCAACATGACGATGATGGTGAGGACGAGCGAAGTGACCATGATCGTGTGGATGAAGAACATGTCAAGAGGAATCCTATTGACCCTATCTCCGATCCCAACCTCTCAAGCACCACTCCTGTCAACC from Benincasa hispida cultivar B227 chromosome 10, ASM972705v1, whole genome shotgun sequence carries:
- the LOC120088836 gene encoding uncharacterized protein LOC120088836, translating into MPFQFEHEFATKRNLRSVSRRVPEPDVNLNRINIRSKDYLQILDERVSRVVTTLREVKSDLVEVKSDLGEVKVQLREITEILQTLCRNNAEDESRDHDGEDEQHDDDGEDERSDHDRVDEEHVKRNPIDPISDPNLSSTTPVNPISNPNISSSTHNDPIFNPSLSSTIAIVPITTTNTTLTTTYARSILYG